The following coding sequences are from one Microbacterium wangchenii window:
- a CDS encoding carboxymuconolactone decarboxylase family protein — translation MRPVVDKVMPEAWKAVVAFSSVIREGAAQQGVSAQESELIKVRASQLNACTFCLDLHSREARQAGIPQQKLDVLPAWRESGIFSERERAVLAIAEATTQLPLSAGSADDLSGALAVLGEPTFVAAEWVAIAINAFNRISILSEHPVRPRDADGKLVR, via the coding sequence ATGCGTCCAGTGGTGGACAAGGTCATGCCCGAGGCGTGGAAGGCGGTCGTGGCGTTCTCGTCGGTGATCCGCGAGGGTGCGGCTCAGCAGGGGGTCTCTGCGCAGGAGTCGGAGCTGATCAAGGTGCGGGCGTCGCAGCTCAACGCGTGTACGTTCTGCCTCGACCTGCATTCGCGCGAGGCGCGCCAGGCCGGGATACCGCAGCAGAAGCTGGACGTGTTGCCGGCGTGGCGCGAGAGCGGCATCTTCAGCGAGCGGGAGAGAGCTGTGCTCGCCATAGCCGAGGCGACCACTCAGCTGCCGTTATCCGCGGGGTCGGCCGACGACCTGTCGGGGGCCCTCGCCGTTCTCGGCGAGCCGACGTTCGTGGCCGCCGAATGGGTGGCGATCGCCATCAACGCCTTCAACCGCATCTCCATCCTGAGCGAGCATCCGGTCCGCCCCCGGGATGCCGACGGGAAACTCGTCCGCTGA
- a CDS encoding SLC13 family permease: MKLGLAGGALCVIGGIAVLAGVLPPSELATIAERVWPVLLFVVAVTIVAELAAVAGLFDLVAEKLARAARGRTGMLWLLVLVLAIVTTAFLSLDTTAVLLTPVVVTMARQHRLDPLPFAFVTVVLANTASLVLPVSNLTNLLAAERADSMDPWRFLALLGPSAAIAIVVSALLLTVVFLPRLPRRHEAAAPPEISDPVLLRVAGVVVAVLLPLLVVGIAPWIPASAAAVVLGAAYVWRAPRVIRPALIPWSLLLFAGGLFVVVGAAEQGGLGAITSTLVGEDSVWQVAGAGVLAANAVNNLPAFLALESAAGGGERLAALLVGVNAGPLLTPWASLATLLWFGRLTAMGVEVRWSRFVALGLIVAPLTVAAAVLPLAL, translated from the coding sequence GTGAAGCTGGGGCTGGCAGGCGGTGCACTGTGCGTCATCGGGGGCATCGCCGTGCTTGCCGGGGTGCTGCCGCCCTCCGAGCTCGCGACCATCGCGGAGCGCGTGTGGCCGGTGCTGCTGTTCGTGGTGGCCGTCACGATCGTGGCGGAGCTGGCCGCGGTCGCGGGCCTGTTCGACCTCGTCGCGGAGAAGCTGGCACGCGCGGCGCGAGGGCGGACCGGGATGCTGTGGCTGCTCGTGCTCGTCCTGGCCATCGTGACGACGGCCTTCCTCTCGCTGGACACCACCGCGGTGCTGCTGACCCCGGTGGTGGTGACGATGGCCCGGCAGCACCGGCTCGACCCGCTGCCGTTCGCGTTCGTGACCGTCGTGCTGGCCAACACCGCATCGCTCGTGCTGCCGGTCTCGAACCTCACGAACCTGCTCGCCGCCGAGCGGGCGGACTCGATGGATCCGTGGCGGTTCCTCGCGCTCCTGGGCCCGTCCGCCGCCATCGCGATCGTGGTGTCGGCGCTGCTGCTGACGGTCGTCTTCCTCCCGCGCCTCCCTCGCCGCCACGAAGCCGCGGCGCCGCCGGAGATCTCCGACCCGGTGCTGCTGCGGGTGGCCGGCGTCGTGGTCGCCGTTCTGCTGCCGCTGCTCGTGGTCGGCATCGCGCCGTGGATCCCGGCATCCGCCGCGGCGGTCGTCCTGGGCGCGGCCTACGTGTGGCGGGCGCCCCGCGTGATCCGCCCGGCACTCATCCCCTGGTCGCTCCTGCTGTTCGCGGGCGGGCTGTTCGTCGTGGTGGGTGCGGCGGAGCAGGGGGGACTCGGCGCCATCACGTCGACGCTGGTGGGCGAGGACAGCGTGTGGCAGGTGGCGGGGGCGGGCGTCCTCGCCGCCAACGCGGTGAACAACCTGCCGGCCTTCCTCGCGCTGGAGTCCGCGGCCGGAGGCGGAGAGCGCCTCGCGGCCCTGCTGGTCGGCGTCAATGCGGGGCCGCTGCTGACGCCGTGGGCGTCGCTGGCCACGCTCCTGTGGTTCGGACGACTCACGGCCATGGGCGTGGAGGTCCGGTGGTCGCGATTCGTGGCCCTCGGGCTGATCGTGGCCCCGCTCACCGTCGCAGCGGCGGTGCTGCCGCTGGCGCTCTGA
- the zapE gene encoding cell division protein ZapE: MTSTGTSTGTGIVHLVDRTPEVTGSEMVAALVPPPQFDEATFDSYRADESYPSQQDAKERLLAFSGHGPAAARGGLFRRAKKAPETKPGVYLDGGFGVGKTHLLAAIYHALPARRKYFGSFIEYTALVGALGYQNTVELFRGSDLLCIDEFELDDPGDTMVMTRLLGELVSSGTRLAATSNTPPNALGEGRFAAQDFLREIHAMSSSFDTIRIDGTDYRQRAIDGAAVVRTPEEYAADVEAAGTRGVASDDDFAALLTHLARVHPSRFIRLIDRVDLIGLRDVAPLVDQSAALRFVAFIDRAYDAQIPLRATGAPLNEVFGADMLAGGYRKKYLRAISRLVALTHA, from the coding sequence ATGACCTCCACAGGCACCTCCACCGGGACGGGGATCGTCCATCTGGTCGATCGGACGCCGGAGGTGACCGGTTCGGAGATGGTCGCCGCGCTGGTTCCGCCGCCGCAGTTCGACGAAGCCACGTTTGACTCCTACCGGGCCGACGAGTCCTACCCGTCCCAGCAGGACGCCAAGGAGCGTCTGCTGGCCTTCTCCGGACATGGCCCGGCCGCGGCCCGGGGAGGCCTGTTCCGCCGCGCCAAGAAGGCGCCGGAGACGAAGCCCGGCGTGTACCTCGACGGCGGGTTCGGCGTCGGCAAGACCCACCTCCTCGCGGCGATCTACCACGCGCTGCCGGCCCGCCGGAAGTACTTCGGCTCGTTCATCGAATACACCGCCCTCGTCGGCGCCCTCGGCTACCAGAACACCGTCGAGCTGTTCCGCGGCTCCGATCTGCTCTGCATCGACGAGTTCGAGCTCGACGACCCGGGCGACACGATGGTGATGACCCGGCTGCTGGGAGAGCTAGTGTCCTCCGGGACGCGACTGGCCGCCACCTCCAACACGCCACCCAACGCGCTCGGCGAGGGCCGGTTCGCGGCGCAGGACTTCCTTCGTGAGATCCACGCGATGTCGTCCAGCTTCGACACGATCCGCATCGACGGCACCGATTACCGTCAGCGCGCGATCGATGGGGCCGCCGTCGTACGCACGCCCGAGGAGTATGCCGCAGACGTCGAGGCTGCCGGCACCCGCGGCGTCGCCTCGGACGACGACTTCGCCGCACTGCTCACGCACCTCGCTCGCGTGCACCCCTCGCGGTTCATCCGGCTCATCGACCGCGTCGACCTGATCGGTCTGCGCGATGTCGCTCCGCTGGTGGACCAGTCCGCCGCCCTCCGCTTCGTCGCCTTCATCGACCGCGCCTACGACGCACAGATCCCGCTGCGGGCCACCGGCGCGCCGCTGAACGAGGTCTTCGGCGCCGACATGCTCGCCGGCGGCTACCGCAAGAAGTACCTGCGCGCGATCTCGCGCCTGGTCGCCCTCACGCACGCCTGA
- a CDS encoding ammonium transporter gives MDSGNLAWAVAATALVLFMTPGVAFFYGGLVKAKSVVSMMMMSFGALGLVSVLWILYGFNMSAVESTWSFAGNPFSDFGLASLDDNGLVGAAYGATFAIITVALISGAIADRAKFGSWMIFAGIWATVVYFPVAAWVWGGGWIFNLGEVFGFDAAVIDYAGGTAVHINAGAAALALALVLGKRVGFQKGAHKPHNVPLVMLGAAILWFGWFGFNAGAEGTFGLLGTEDSSVGLIIINTIGATAAAVIGWMIIEKVKDGKATSVGAASGAVAGLVAITPACAALAPGWALLLGIVTGAVCALAVELKWKWGFDDSLDVVGIHLVGGLIGTIYLGFFATGTGLFLGGGWEQLVLQVIAAAGVLVYSFVVAFIIGFAIEKTLGFRVKNEDEIAGVDTSVHGEAGYAIVND, from the coding sequence ATGGACAGCGGAAATCTTGCCTGGGCCGTCGCCGCAACGGCGCTCGTGCTCTTCATGACGCCCGGGGTGGCGTTCTTCTACGGCGGGCTGGTCAAGGCCAAGAGCGTCGTCAGCATGATGATGATGAGCTTCGGTGCGCTCGGACTCGTCAGCGTGCTGTGGATCCTCTACGGCTTCAACATGAGCGCGGTGGAGAGCACGTGGTCGTTCGCCGGCAACCCCTTCTCCGACTTCGGTCTCGCCTCCCTCGATGACAACGGACTGGTCGGCGCCGCCTACGGCGCGACGTTCGCGATCATCACCGTCGCGCTGATCTCGGGCGCGATCGCCGACCGCGCGAAGTTCGGATCGTGGATGATCTTCGCCGGCATCTGGGCGACGGTCGTCTACTTCCCCGTTGCCGCGTGGGTGTGGGGCGGCGGCTGGATCTTCAACCTCGGCGAGGTCTTCGGCTTCGACGCCGCCGTCATCGACTACGCCGGTGGCACCGCGGTGCACATCAACGCGGGTGCTGCCGCCCTCGCGCTGGCACTCGTGCTCGGTAAGCGTGTGGGCTTCCAGAAGGGCGCCCACAAGCCGCACAACGTTCCGCTGGTGATGCTCGGTGCGGCGATCCTGTGGTTCGGCTGGTTCGGCTTCAACGCCGGTGCTGAGGGCACCTTCGGTCTGCTGGGCACCGAGGACTCCTCGGTGGGCCTCATCATCATCAACACGATCGGTGCGACCGCCGCGGCCGTCATCGGCTGGATGATCATCGAGAAGGTCAAGGACGGCAAGGCCACCTCGGTGGGTGCTGCCTCCGGTGCCGTCGCCGGCCTCGTCGCCATCACGCCGGCCTGTGCCGCACTCGCCCCCGGATGGGCGCTGCTGCTGGGTATCGTCACCGGCGCGGTGTGCGCGCTCGCTGTGGAGCTGAAGTGGAAGTGGGGCTTCGACGACTCCCTGGACGTCGTGGGCATCCACCTCGTCGGCGGCCTCATCGGAACCATCTACCTCGGCTTCTTCGCCACCGGCACCGGACTGTTCCTCGGTGGCGGATGGGAGCAGCTCGTGCTCCAGGTGATCGCTGCAGCCGGCGTGCTGGTCTACTCCTTCGTCGTCGCCTTCATCATCGGCTTCGCGATCGAGAAGACGCTCGGCTTCCGCGTGAAGAACGAGGACGAGATCGCCGGCGTGGACACCTCGGTCCACGGAGAGGCCGGCTACGCCATCGTCAACGACTGA
- a CDS encoding alpha/beta fold hydrolase: MAYITVGNENSAPIELYYEDQGAGQPVVLIHGYPLDGHSWERQTRELLAQGYRVITYDRRGFGQSSKVSTGYDYDTFASDLHTVLESLDLRDVVLVGFSMGTGELARYVGRYGHERVAKLAFLASLQPFLVQRDDNPEGVPQAVFDGIEAAAQADRFAWFTDFFDDFYNLDENLGSLISAQAVTASANVAAGSAPVAAYAVVSSWIEDFRGDLEVVRAAGKPTLILHGTKDNILPIEATARRFRQAVPAADYVEIEAAPHGLLWTHADEVNRALTDFLAK; the protein is encoded by the coding sequence ATGGCATACATCACCGTCGGAAACGAGAACAGCGCCCCGATCGAGTTGTACTACGAAGATCAGGGAGCCGGCCAGCCCGTCGTCCTGATCCATGGCTATCCGCTCGACGGGCATAGCTGGGAACGTCAGACCCGCGAACTGCTCGCCCAGGGCTACCGTGTCATCACGTACGACCGCCGTGGGTTCGGCCAGTCGTCGAAGGTCAGCACCGGCTATGACTACGACACGTTCGCTTCCGACCTTCACACGGTGCTCGAAAGCCTGGACCTGCGCGACGTCGTGCTGGTCGGATTCTCGATGGGCACCGGTGAACTCGCCCGCTACGTCGGCCGCTACGGACACGAGCGCGTCGCCAAGCTCGCCTTCCTCGCCTCGCTCCAGCCCTTCCTCGTGCAGCGAGATGACAACCCCGAGGGCGTGCCTCAGGCCGTCTTCGACGGCATCGAGGCCGCGGCTCAGGCCGACCGCTTCGCCTGGTTCACCGACTTCTTCGACGACTTCTACAACCTCGACGAGAACCTCGGGTCCCTCATCAGCGCGCAGGCCGTGACCGCGAGCGCGAACGTCGCGGCGGGGAGCGCACCCGTTGCCGCGTACGCGGTCGTGTCGTCGTGGATCGAGGACTTCCGCGGTGACCTCGAGGTCGTGCGGGCGGCGGGCAAGCCCACGCTCATCCTGCATGGAACGAAGGACAACATCCTCCCGATCGAAGCGACCGCTCGCCGCTTCCGCCAGGCCGTGCCGGCTGCCGACTATGTGGAGATCGAAGCGGCTCCCCATGGGCTGCTCTGGACGCATGCCGACGAAGTGAACCGCGCGCTGACCGATTTCCTTGCGAAGTAA
- a CDS encoding SufE family protein: MTETLLPTALAGIRDEFLELEEPERLQLLLEYSQELPAVPAKYDGHPEMCERVVECQSPVYIVIDVDSDDRVAMHATAPAEAPTTRGFASILVQGISGLSADEVLAIPDDFPQSIGLTRAVSPLRIAGMTGMLMRAKRQVRAKRAA, translated from the coding sequence ATGACCGAAACCCTTCTGCCCACGGCCCTGGCGGGCATCCGCGACGAGTTCCTCGAGCTCGAGGAGCCCGAGCGCCTCCAGCTGCTGCTGGAGTACTCCCAGGAGCTCCCGGCGGTGCCCGCGAAGTACGACGGTCACCCCGAGATGTGCGAGCGCGTCGTGGAGTGCCAGTCGCCGGTGTACATCGTCATCGACGTCGACTCCGATGACCGCGTGGCCATGCACGCCACTGCTCCGGCGGAGGCTCCGACCACGCGCGGGTTCGCCAGCATCCTGGTGCAGGGCATCAGCGGCCTGAGCGCCGACGAGGTGCTCGCGATCCCCGACGATTTCCCGCAGAGCATCGGGTTGACCCGCGCGGTCAGCCCCCTCCGCATCGCCGGGATGACCGGCATGCTCATGCGCGCCAAGCGCCAGGTGCGCGCCAAGCGCGCGGCCTGA
- a CDS encoding zinc-ribbon domain-containing protein, giving the protein MAERVELWWARRQFSKGADVPYPVGAYREAWAPFPMLIRQYHPELNAGITLTQIPPAADVLLCWECDGGHRFAATPAEQRNRPGRERRRSAWCPACAALARPPRVRTPDSPARQPRPTRELCPKTPSVAPGEAFVSACAPKPASAVEARLRSDLFERLSVTAGRNAVRTSRPFFDHVEVWPDILLPELRIAVEYDSTGRHGLEHVGKREQADLRKDRLLRATGWEVVRIRTGRLEKLGPHDLQLASLGRTAVARLIDTFRDIRGALVVDAYLR; this is encoded by the coding sequence ATGGCGGAGCGCGTGGAGCTGTGGTGGGCGCGCCGGCAGTTCTCCAAGGGCGCCGACGTGCCGTATCCCGTGGGCGCGTACCGGGAGGCGTGGGCTCCGTTCCCGATGCTGATCCGGCAGTACCATCCGGAGCTGAACGCGGGGATCACCCTCACGCAGATCCCACCGGCTGCCGACGTGCTCCTGTGCTGGGAGTGCGACGGGGGTCACCGCTTCGCCGCCACCCCCGCCGAACAGCGAAACCGTCCGGGGCGCGAGCGCCGCCGTTCGGCGTGGTGCCCCGCGTGCGCTGCTCTGGCCCGGCCGCCACGGGTGCGTACCCCCGACTCCCCCGCGCGCCAGCCCCGGCCCACGCGCGAGCTGTGCCCGAAGACGCCGTCCGTCGCGCCCGGTGAGGCGTTCGTGAGCGCGTGCGCACCGAAGCCCGCCTCCGCCGTCGAAGCGCGTCTGCGCAGCGACCTGTTCGAACGGCTCTCCGTCACCGCTGGGCGCAACGCCGTGCGGACGAGCCGCCCGTTCTTCGATCACGTCGAGGTGTGGCCCGACATCCTGCTTCCCGAACTGCGGATCGCCGTCGAGTACGACAGCACGGGCCGGCATGGCCTCGAACACGTCGGCAAGCGCGAGCAGGCCGATCTCAGGAAGGACCGGCTGCTGCGCGCCACGGGCTGGGAGGTCGTCCGCATCCGCACCGGCCGGTTGGAGAAGCTCGGTCCGCACGATCTGCAGCTCGCGTCGCTCGGTCGAACCGCAGTGGCGCGTTTGATCGACACGTTCCGCGACATCCGCGGGGCGTTGGTGGTCGACGCGTACCTGCGGTGA
- the thrS gene encoding threonine--tRNA ligase yields MTDVASPSDVSYPADGFALFPDRSVVALRVNGELKDLATTVQETDEVEPVRIDSPEGLSILRHSTAHVLAQAVQRINPQANLGIGPPITDGFYYDFGVAEPFTPEDVKAIKKEMERIVREGQRFVRRVVTDEEARAELADEPFKLELIELKGGTAAEGADVEVGAGELTIYDNVNRDGETVWKDLCRGPHVPGTRMIGNGWDLTRIAGAYWRGSEKNPQLQRIYGTAWPTKDELRAYQHRLEEAGKRDHRKLGKELDLFSFPDEIGSGLSVWHPKGGVVRGEMEQHARRRHIEGGYTYVYTPHISKQDLFLQSNHLVTYKEGMFPPIRLDEERDAAGEITKQGVDYYLKPMNCPMHILIYKERARSYRDLPMRLAENGTVYRNELSGALHGLTRVRGFTQDDSHLFVTPDQLEAETTRVLEFVLSMLRDFGLDDFELELSMRDDEKSKWIGSDEFWDYSTNALRHVAHASGLKVTEVPGEAAFYGPKIDLKTRDALGRVWQLSTVQVDVNLPERFDLEYTGPDGEKHRPIMIHRALFGSIERFFAILLEHYAGAFPVWLAPVQAVGIPVADEFADYLGDIVERLRTEGVRAELDHSDDRMQKKIRTHTTQKVPLLLIAGEQDRAAGTVSFRFRDGSQENGVPVDDAVRRIRDAIATHALVNTAEDLA; encoded by the coding sequence GTGACTGATGTCGCCTCGCCGTCGGACGTGTCGTACCCCGCCGACGGCTTCGCCCTGTTCCCCGACCGTTCGGTCGTCGCCCTCCGTGTCAACGGCGAGCTGAAAGACCTCGCCACCACGGTGCAGGAGACCGATGAGGTCGAGCCCGTGCGCATCGACAGCCCCGAGGGCCTGTCGATCCTGCGGCACTCGACCGCGCACGTGCTCGCGCAGGCCGTGCAGCGCATCAACCCGCAGGCCAACCTCGGCATCGGTCCGCCGATCACCGACGGGTTCTACTACGACTTCGGTGTCGCCGAGCCCTTCACGCCGGAGGATGTCAAGGCGATCAAGAAGGAGATGGAGCGTATCGTCCGCGAGGGCCAGCGTTTCGTCCGACGCGTCGTCACCGACGAGGAGGCCCGCGCCGAACTCGCCGACGAGCCGTTCAAGCTCGAGCTCATCGAGCTCAAGGGCGGCACCGCGGCCGAGGGCGCCGACGTGGAGGTGGGCGCGGGCGAGCTCACCATCTACGACAACGTCAACCGCGACGGCGAGACGGTGTGGAAGGACCTGTGCCGCGGCCCGCACGTGCCCGGCACCCGCATGATCGGCAACGGGTGGGACCTCACGCGCATCGCGGGCGCGTACTGGCGCGGCAGCGAGAAGAACCCGCAGCTGCAGCGCATCTACGGCACCGCGTGGCCGACGAAGGACGAGCTGCGCGCCTACCAGCACCGCCTGGAGGAGGCCGGCAAGCGCGACCACCGCAAGCTCGGCAAGGAGCTCGACCTCTTCTCGTTCCCGGACGAGATCGGCTCCGGCCTGTCGGTGTGGCACCCCAAGGGCGGCGTCGTCCGCGGCGAGATGGAGCAGCACGCGCGTCGCCGGCACATCGAGGGCGGCTACACGTACGTCTACACCCCGCACATCTCCAAGCAGGACCTGTTCCTGCAGTCCAACCACCTCGTGACCTACAAGGAGGGCATGTTCCCGCCCATCCGGCTGGACGAGGAGCGCGACGCCGCGGGGGAGATCACCAAGCAGGGCGTGGACTACTACCTCAAGCCCATGAACTGCCCGATGCACATCCTCATCTACAAGGAGCGGGCGCGCAGTTATCGCGACCTGCCCATGCGCCTGGCCGAGAACGGCACGGTGTACCGCAACGAGCTCTCCGGCGCGCTGCACGGGCTCACCCGCGTGCGTGGATTCACGCAGGACGACTCGCACCTGTTCGTCACCCCGGATCAGCTCGAGGCCGAGACCACGCGCGTGCTCGAGTTCGTTCTCTCGATGCTGCGCGACTTCGGCCTGGACGACTTCGAGCTGGAACTGTCCATGCGCGACGACGAGAAGTCGAAGTGGATCGGCTCGGATGAGTTCTGGGACTACTCGACCAACGCTCTGCGCCATGTCGCGCACGCCAGTGGCTTGAAGGTCACCGAGGTTCCCGGCGAGGCGGCCTTCTACGGGCCCAAGATCGACCTCAAGACCCGCGACGCGCTGGGCCGGGTGTGGCAGCTGTCCACCGTGCAGGTCGACGTCAACCTCCCCGAACGCTTCGACCTGGAGTACACCGGGCCCGACGGCGAGAAGCACCGGCCGATCATGATCCACCGGGCTCTGTTCGGCTCGATCGAGCGGTTCTTCGCGATCCTCCTCGAGCACTACGCCGGCGCGTTCCCGGTATGGCTCGCGCCGGTTCAGGCCGTCGGCATCCCCGTGGCCGACGAGTTCGCCGACTACCTCGGCGACATCGTGGAGCGCCTGCGGACCGAGGGTGTGCGGGCCGAGCTCGACCACAGCGACGACCGCATGCAGAAGAAGATCCGCACGCACACCACCCAGAAGGTGCCGCTGCTGCTGATCGCGGGGGAGCAGGACCGTGCCGCGGGCACGGTGTCGTTCCGTTTCCGCGACGGCAGCCAGGAGAACGGCGTTCCGGTGGATGACGCGGTGCGCCGCATCCGCGACGCCATCGCCACGCACGCCCTCGTGAACACGGCGGAGGACCTCGCGTGA
- a CDS encoding CPBP family intramembrane glutamic endopeptidase has protein sequence MVNASRNVTAPKRATPTAPGWPEMLAGGAAYGLMILLVVWLLPGVTDPAVAGVVGLLASGVMGLVALVVAVLIRIRGLAAFGFRRAEPRHLVIGAVLGVAAYVLGVLVAVIYTAVTADAENVQASYQAAASGGWLSLVLGLVAGAILTPVGEESFFRGVVANALLARYGAWVGIIGSAAVFAIAHGINPVLPVAFVVGVLTALLYRASGSIWPGVILHGTNNAIAFVLPVIVGLVTS, from the coding sequence ATGGTGAATGCATCGCGCAACGTCACCGCGCCCAAACGCGCCACGCCGACCGCGCCAGGGTGGCCGGAGATGCTGGCAGGCGGCGCCGCGTACGGCCTGATGATCCTTCTGGTCGTGTGGTTGCTCCCCGGGGTGACGGACCCCGCCGTCGCCGGAGTCGTGGGCCTGCTCGCATCGGGGGTGATGGGTCTGGTGGCACTCGTGGTCGCGGTGCTGATCCGCATCCGCGGTCTGGCGGCGTTCGGCTTCCGCCGCGCCGAGCCACGTCATCTGGTGATCGGCGCGGTGCTGGGTGTGGCTGCGTACGTGCTCGGGGTGCTCGTCGCCGTCATCTACACGGCCGTCACCGCCGACGCGGAGAACGTGCAGGCCAGCTATCAGGCCGCCGCATCGGGAGGCTGGTTGTCACTGGTCCTGGGCCTGGTCGCCGGGGCGATCCTGACCCCTGTCGGGGAAGAGAGCTTCTTCCGTGGTGTGGTGGCCAACGCTCTCCTCGCACGATACGGAGCGTGGGTGGGGATCATCGGGAGCGCTGCCGTGTTCGCGATCGCCCACGGCATCAACCCCGTCCTGCCGGTCGCCTTCGTCGTCGGGGTCCTCACGGCTCTGCTGTACCGCGCGTCGGGCTCGATCTGGCCGGGCGTCATCCTTCACGGCACGAACAACGCGATCGCTTTCGTGCTCCCGGTGATCGTGGGACTCGTCACCTCGTGA
- a CDS encoding type II toxin-antitoxin system PemK/MazF family toxin: MPSRLISVLRRLLRPARRSAVPAGSDPGRSGATATVQVAPPGRRGVVMSYAPDADGAPDAGEIVWTWVPYEERDGRGKDRPVLVIARQSRDRVYAVRLTSTPHPGSVDHVALGPGEWDSRRRPSWVDLGQLYSVHERGMRREASALDAARFTQVADALQRRYGWRTGR; this comes from the coding sequence GTGCCATCCCGTCTCATCTCCGTGCTCAGGCGGCTCCTGCGACCCGCCCGGAGGAGCGCGGTACCGGCGGGTTCCGACCCCGGCCGCTCGGGCGCGACCGCGACGGTGCAGGTCGCTCCGCCGGGTCGGCGTGGCGTCGTGATGTCCTACGCGCCGGATGCGGATGGCGCCCCGGACGCGGGCGAGATCGTGTGGACGTGGGTGCCGTACGAAGAGCGGGACGGCCGCGGCAAGGACCGGCCGGTGCTGGTCATCGCGCGGCAGAGCCGCGACCGCGTCTACGCCGTGCGCCTGACCAGCACGCCGCATCCGGGTTCCGTCGACCACGTGGCGCTCGGCCCGGGGGAGTGGGACAGCCGGCGCCGACCGTCGTGGGTGGACCTCGGCCAGCTCTACAGCGTGCACGAGCGGGGCATGCGCCGCGAGGCATCCGCCCTCGATGCGGCCCGCTTCACCCAGGTCGCCGACGCGCTGCAGCGCCGCTACGGATGGCGCACCGGCCGCTGA
- a CDS encoding sulfurtransferase, which yields MTVEYDTTSPKFAEYAAPERLVSGDWLQEHLGTPGLVVVESDEDVLLYEIGHIPGAVKVDWHTELNDPVVRDYIDGAGFAELMSRKGISRDDTIVLYGDKNNWWAAYALWVFSLFGHEDVRLLDGGRDKWIAEGRPMTTEPAGRPAAEYPVVERNDALLRAYKDDVLAHLGNPLVDVRSPEEYSGERTTAPAYPEEGALRAGHIPTAQNVPWGKAVAEDGGFKPRAELDAIYREGAGLKDGDAIVAYCRIGERSSHTWFVLQHLLGFDNVRNYDGSWTEWGSAVRVPIATGTESGTLPQAR from the coding sequence ATGACCGTCGAGTACGACACCACGTCCCCCAAGTTCGCCGAGTACGCCGCGCCCGAGCGCCTCGTCTCCGGCGACTGGCTGCAGGAGCACCTGGGCACCCCGGGACTGGTGGTGGTCGAATCCGACGAGGACGTGCTGCTGTACGAGATCGGGCACATCCCCGGCGCGGTCAAGGTCGACTGGCACACGGAGCTGAACGACCCGGTCGTGCGCGACTACATCGACGGCGCCGGATTCGCCGAACTCATGAGCCGCAAGGGGATCTCCCGCGACGACACGATCGTGCTCTACGGCGACAAGAACAACTGGTGGGCCGCCTACGCCCTGTGGGTGTTCTCGCTGTTCGGTCACGAGGACGTGCGCCTGCTGGACGGCGGACGCGACAAGTGGATCGCCGAAGGACGCCCGATGACCACCGAACCCGCCGGACGGCCTGCCGCGGAGTACCCCGTGGTCGAGCGCAACGACGCGCTGCTGCGCGCCTACAAGGACGATGTGCTGGCCCATCTCGGCAACCCGCTGGTGGACGTGCGCAGCCCCGAGGAGTACTCGGGCGAGCGCACGACGGCACCGGCGTACCCCGAAGAGGGCGCGCTGCGCGCCGGCCACATCCCCACCGCCCAGAATGTGCCGTGGGGCAAGGCGGTCGCCGAAGACGGCGGCTTCAAGCCGCGGGCCGAGCTGGATGCGATCTACCGCGAGGGCGCCGGCCTCAAGGACGGCGACGCGATCGTGGCCTACTGCCGCATCGGGGAGCGATCCAGCCACACGTGGTTCGTGCTGCAGCACCTCTTGGGCTTCGACAACGTCCGCAACTACGACGGGTCGTGGACGGAGTGGGGCAGCGCCGTGCGGGTCCCGATCGCGACCGGCACGGAGTCGGGGACGCTTCCACAGGCCCGCTGA